In Sphingomonas sp. LT1P40, the DNA window TCTCCACGACGATCCGCTCGCCCTCGATCGCATAGCCGCCACACGGCCCATCGACCCGCGCCACCCCGGCATCGTCCAGCGCCTCAGCGCATTTGGTATCCAGCATATGCTCCGCATCCGGCGCGATCAGCGTTACATCCGCGCTATAGGCGCGCAGAAACAACGCCTCCCGCATCCCGTGATCGCCGGTGCCGACGACCGCGATACACTTGTCGGTGACCTCATACCCGTCACAGATCGGACAGTAGCGCAGCAGCCCTCGCTGCAACGCTTCGTCATGGATGTCGTCGATACCGTCGGGCCGGTTATTGACCACCCCGGTGGCCAGCAACACGCTGCGAGCCGAAAATTCACGGCCCTGCACATGGACAACAAAGCCATCGTCCAGCGTTTCGATCCTGGCCACAGTCGTCTGCTCCCGCATCACCCCGAACCGCGCGGCCTGCGCATGCATCGCCGCCAGCAATTCGGTGCCGCGAATCCCCTCCGGATAGCCCGCATGATTGTGCGTCCGCGGGATCAACGCCGCCCGGCTGCTGCCATTGTCGAACAGCCGGATCGACAGGTGATAGCGCGCCAGATAGATCGCAGCGGTCAACCCCGCCGGTCCCGCGCCGATGATGATGCAATCGTCCATTGGGGGCTCCAAATTACGAGGTACAGATGAGTTCCTTGAACTGCTTCGCAAATGTATATACATCACGTATATACTGGAGATATGACATGGGCGAGGAATATCGCGCAAAGATTTTCAAGTCGGGCAATTCATTGGCCCTGCGGTTGCCAAAGGGCCTTGGCCTGAAGGAAGGCACCGAGATGGTGTTACGCGAGGAACGACAGGGGTTTAGTATGGAGCCTGTCGAGCCGACGCCGAGGAAGATCGATATCAGCAAGTTTGCGGGTAAGGCGCCCTGGCTCAAGCCAATCCCGCCAGAATTGCGAGAGTTCGAAGAGCGTCCAAGCACAATCGCCGCGCGGGAAGCGTTGAGTGGTGGAGGCGGTGGCAAAGCGTGACGCGCTATTTCATCGATGCCAATTGCGTCATCCACGCGCTTTCCGGCGCTTACCCGAAACTCGTGGCCCGGCTTGCCGACTGTGCGCCGGGTGAAGTGGCGCTATCTACGATCACGTTCGCGGAGGTCATTCTGGGTACGGCACACGGCAAGCCACCACCGCCCGAGTTGATCGAGGCATTTGTAGAGGCAGTCCCGCTGGCACCATTCGACGAGGCGGCAGCGCGCGCTTACGCCAAATTGCCATTTAAGCGCGCACGGTTTGACCGGTTGCTGGCCGCCCATGCACTCAGCATCGATGCAACGATCGTCACCAACGATGAAGCCGATTTCGCGGACATCCCGGACCTGAAGATCGAGAACTGGAGCCAATGACCTTCGCCGCTACCGTCTTGACCCTTTACCCGGAGATGTTCCCCGGCCCGCTCGGCACGTCCATCGCCGGGCGCGGGCTTTCCGAGGGGAAATGGTCGTTCGACGCGGTGCAAATCCGCGACTTCGCCGCCGACAGGCATCGTACGGTCGACGACACCCCGGCAGGCGGCGGGGCAGGGATGGTGCTCAAACCCGACATCCTCGCAGCCGCCTGTGACAGCGTCGGCTATGACCGCCCAATGCTCGCCATGACGCCACGCGGCGCACCGCTCACACAAGCGCGCATCCGCGACCTCGCCACTGGCCCCGGCGTGTCGATCCTGTGCGGCCGGTTCGAGGGGTTCGACGAGCGCCTGTTCGACGCCCGCTCCATCGAACAGGTGTCGATCGGCGACTATATCCTGTCCGGCGGCGAGATGGGCGCACTGGTCCTGCTCGACGCTTGCATTCGGCTGCTTCCCGGCGTAATGGGCGCGCCTTCCAGCGGAGATGACGAGAGCTTCGAGACGGGGCTGCTCGAATACCCGCAATATACCCGACCCGTTGAGTGGGAAGGGCGAATGATCCCCGAAGTGTTGCGATCGGGGGATCATGCGCGGATCGCGGCGTGGCGAAAGTCGATGGCCGAGACCGATACACGGCTAAGGAGGCCGGATCTTTGGGAGCGCCACGACGGTGCTCGGGTCCAGTCTCCCTCTGGTGCGCACATGAAGAAGGACGAATGAGATGAATCTCATCCAGACGCTAGAAGCCGAGAACATTGCCAAGTTCGTTGAGAACAAGAAAATCCCGGAATTCCGCCCCGGCGACACGCTGAAGGTCGGCGTGAAGGTCGTCGAAGGCGAGCGCACCCGCGTTCAGAATTATGAAGGCGTGTGCATCGCCCGCTCGAACAAGGGCATGGGCAGCAACTTCACCGTTCGCAAAATTTCGTTCGGTGAGGGCGTCGAGCGCGTCTTCCCGCTCTATTCGCCGAACATCGACAGCATCGAAGTCGTCCGCCGCGGCGTCGTGCGTCGTGCGAAGCTCTATTATCTGCGTGGCCGCACCGGCAAGTCGGCCCGCATCGCCGAGCGCCGCGATCCGCGTCCGGCAAAGACGGTTGCCGCAGCCGAATAAGTCGGTCGTCAACACGAACAGCGCGGGGCGCGAAGGGAAACCTTCGCGCCCCGCTTCGTTTCGGAACCCGCGACACGTCCGAAACGTATTTCCCGGGAAACTCGGGAGAAACCCATGCGAATGCTGCTGAAAACCCTGCCTGTCGCCGCGCTCTTGCCGCTGGTCGCCTGCAGTGTGGCGCCAGAAAGCAATCAGACGACGTCCGCAACCACGGCACCGGTCGAAACCAGTGCATCCGGTGTGACTCGCGCCGAAGTGGTGCCGTCGCCGACACCCACAGTCGCTGCGCAAACCGTCATCCAGACCCAGCCGGCGTCGAGTGGCACACAGGTCGCGCTCAACAAGGTCGCGGTTACCGGCGACGTCCTGACCGTTCAGCTCACCTACACTGGCGGCACCGCGTCGCAGGTGATCGCGGCCGATGAAGTCAGCGTGATCGATGACGCCAATGCCCGCCAACTCGGCGTCCTAAAGGACAATGCCGGAAAATGGCTGGCCGCGCCGCTTACCAGCAGCGGCGACCAGTTGATCTTCTCGTCCGGTCGCGCGCCCGTGATTGTATGGTTCAAATTTCCCGCGCCTGCCGGAGACAGCAAGACGGTGTCGATTAACATTCCCGGCACCGCACCCTTTGATGGCGTGCCGGTGACGCGGTGAGGTTGGCGTTAATCGCGGTGATCGCCCTGGCTGGGTGTTCGGACAATGCGCCGATACCGGCTAATGTCACTGCGCCTAGCACGGCGGCCAGCCCTGCAGCGATCGCAACGCCCGCCGCCGGGGCCAACCTGACCGGTTCGACCAGCGCGCTCAACGGCAACATCAGCGGGCTGAGCGTGCATACTAGCGAGACGCGGATCATGATCGATCTGCCGGCCGATACGCTGTTTGAATTCGATCGCGCGGACCTGACCGATGCGGCGTCGACCAATCTCGCCAAGGTCGCCGAGTTGATCCGCCAATCGCCGGCGGGGGCGGTCGAGGTTATCGGCTATACCGATGCCAAGGGCAACGACGCCTATAACCTGACTCTGTCGCAACAACGCGCGCAGTCGGTAGCGGACTGGATGAGCCAGCAGATCGGCGTGCGTCAACGCCAGTTCACGGTAACGGGGAAGGGTAAAGCCGACCCCGTCGCCGCGAACGAGGCGCCAGACGGCAAGGATAACCCGGCGGGGCGTGCGCAGAACCGGCGCGTGGTGGTGTCGATCCCGCGCTGATTTGCCGCTCACGGGTTGAACCGGGGCCGGATCGTCATAGATTGAAGGGGCATGACATTGACCACCCTCTCGCAACGACAGACCGCACGGCTTCGGCTGCCGGTGTTCGTCGTCGCGCTTTGGCTGGCATTGGCGACGGCGCTGCTGTCGTCGCTGATCCCGGGCGGGTTGCCGCGCACGACCGCGCTGGGCTCCGCGTTCCATCCTTCCACTACCGCCGTCGCGCTCCAGCCCACCCGCGCGCAGCCGCGCGTGACGGACGAGACTATGCGCCGAGACGATGGCCCCGCAAGCGGGCAGGGGGGCGGTATTGCGGTAACGCGCACGCCGCCGTCCGTTACGGTTCCCACGATTCCACAGACCGACAACGCGCTTCTCGCACCCGCCGCACCGATTCTGACGTTCCACGCGGTTGTCGATGGCAGCCCGCGCGCACCCCCGCTGAACTGACCTTCCCCTAAACGCGCCGTCCGGTGCCTGAATTGGGAGAATGTCATGGAGACACCACGCAAGAGGCGACCACCCTGGTGGTTCGCGCCCGCCATTTGGGGCGGGATCGGCGGAAGCGCCGCGCTCGCTGCGGCGGTGATCGGCGCAACGACAGAATGATGCTACGTCCGGACCGCAAGGTCCGGACGATACAGGGACAAATGCATGCACCACACGCCGCTCATCGCCACGATCGTCGCTGGCCTCGTCATGGCCTTCATCATGGGTGCCATCGCGCACAAGCTGAAAGTGTCGCCGATCGCGGGCTATTTGCTCGCCGGGATCATGGTGGGACCGTTTACCCCCGGCTTCGTCGCGGACGGCAACCTTGCCGCTGAACTGGCCGAGATTGGCGTCATCCTGCTGATGTTCGGTGTCGGCCTGCACTTTTCGCTGCGCGACCTGCTCGCGGTGCGCAAGGTCGCGGTGCCGGGGGCGATCGTCCAGATCGCCTCCGCCGTGCTGATGGGCATGGGGCTTGCCTGGGTGCTGGGCTGGGATCCACTCGCGGGATTCGTATTCGGCCTTGCGCTGTCGGTTGCCAGCACCGTGGTGCTGCTGCGCGGCCTTCAGGGATTCGGCATCGTCGATACTGAACGCGGACGGATCGCGGTCGGCTGGCTGATCGTCGAGGATCTGGTGATGGTCCTCGCGCTCGTCCTGCTGCCAGCACTCGCCGAAGTGATGAAGAGTGACGGCCCGATGACCTGGTCTGCATTGCTGGTGC includes these proteins:
- a CDS encoding type II toxin-antitoxin system VapC family toxin, with the protein product MTRYFIDANCVIHALSGAYPKLVARLADCAPGEVALSTITFAEVILGTAHGKPPPPELIEAFVEAVPLAPFDEAAARAYAKLPFKRARFDRLLAAHALSIDATIVTNDEADFADIPDLKIENWSQ
- the trmD gene encoding tRNA (guanosine(37)-N1)-methyltransferase TrmD, giving the protein MTFAATVLTLYPEMFPGPLGTSIAGRGLSEGKWSFDAVQIRDFAADRHRTVDDTPAGGGAGMVLKPDILAAACDSVGYDRPMLAMTPRGAPLTQARIRDLATGPGVSILCGRFEGFDERLFDARSIEQVSIGDYILSGGEMGALVLLDACIRLLPGVMGAPSSGDDESFETGLLEYPQYTRPVEWEGRMIPEVLRSGDHARIAAWRKSMAETDTRLRRPDLWERHDGARVQSPSGAHMKKDE
- the rplS gene encoding 50S ribosomal protein L19; protein product: MNLIQTLEAENIAKFVENKKIPEFRPGDTLKVGVKVVEGERTRVQNYEGVCIARSNKGMGSNFTVRKISFGEGVERVFPLYSPNIDSIEVVRRGVVRRAKLYYLRGRTGKSARIAERRDPRPAKTVAAAE
- a CDS encoding AbrB/MazE/SpoVT family DNA-binding domain-containing protein, with the protein product MGEEYRAKIFKSGNSLALRLPKGLGLKEGTEMVLREERQGFSMEPVEPTPRKIDISKFAGKAPWLKPIPPELREFEERPSTIAAREALSGGGGGKA
- a CDS encoding NAD(P)/FAD-dependent oxidoreductase — encoded protein: MDDCIIIGAGPAGLTAAIYLARYHLSIRLFDNGSSRAALIPRTHNHAGYPEGIRGTELLAAMHAQAARFGVMREQTTVARIETLDDGFVVHVQGREFSARSVLLATGVVNNRPDGIDDIHDEALQRGLLRYCPICDGYEVTDKCIAVVGTGDHGMREALFLRAYSADVTLIAPDAEHMLDTKCAEALDDAGVARVDGPCGGYAIEGERIVVETARGRMDFDTLYPALGSVIRSQLAVAAGARATDDGCLEVDDHQRTSIPGLFAAGDVVKGLDQISNAMGQAGVAATTIRNMLNAQQPIRR
- a CDS encoding OmpA family protein; its protein translation is MIALAGCSDNAPIPANVTAPSTAASPAAIATPAAGANLTGSTSALNGNISGLSVHTSETRIMIDLPADTLFEFDRADLTDAASTNLAKVAELIRQSPAGAVEVIGYTDAKGNDAYNLTLSQQRAQSVADWMSQQIGVRQRQFTVTGKGKADPVAANEAPDGKDNPAGRAQNRRVVVSIPR